The following coding sequences are from one Enterococcus sp. 4G2_DIV0659 window:
- the dnaI gene encoding primosomal protein DnaI has product MEDVGKEMSKIIQKRDMNERYNELVEVVMKDADVQAFIKEHRDRLTDDDIRKSYSKLYEFVQEKRKYQLNDPTMIAPGYEPKLALNFHYIDVTYIPTEALIAKQREDEIRKRVKAMDMPKDVREARLNNFDLSSDGREEAFASGMKFIKEYSQKPKEFHKGLYLKGTFGVGKSFLLGAIANNLAERGFVTTIIHFPTFTVEMKQAIAKDLVGEKLDAVKKSPILMIDDLGAESMTSWIRDDVLSVILQYRMQEQLVTFFSSNLDLKELEKHLSVTQRGEQEPLKARRIMERIRYLAKEITMSGNDRRNG; this is encoded by the coding sequence ATGGAAGATGTGGGAAAAGAAATGTCAAAAATCATTCAAAAAAGAGATATGAACGAAAGATATAATGAGTTAGTGGAAGTGGTCATGAAAGATGCTGATGTACAAGCATTCATTAAAGAACATCGTGACCGATTAACAGATGATGATATCCGAAAAAGCTATTCCAAGTTATATGAATTTGTTCAAGAAAAAAGAAAATATCAATTGAATGATCCAACAATGATTGCACCTGGTTATGAACCTAAGTTAGCTTTAAACTTTCACTATATTGATGTCACGTATATTCCCACTGAAGCATTGATCGCCAAGCAACGGGAAGATGAGATACGCAAGCGAGTGAAAGCTATGGATATGCCAAAAGACGTACGCGAAGCACGGTTGAATAATTTCGATTTAAGTTCCGATGGTCGTGAAGAAGCTTTCGCAAGTGGAATGAAATTTATTAAAGAATATTCCCAAAAACCAAAAGAATTTCATAAAGGTCTTTACTTAAAAGGGACTTTTGGAGTAGGGAAATCTTTTCTATTAGGTGCTATTGCTAATAATTTAGCAGAACGTGGCTTTGTGACGACTATCATTCATTTTCCAACATTTACGGTTGAAATGAAACAGGCGATTGCGAAAGATTTAGTTGGTGAAAAATTGGATGCAGTCAAGAAGTCGCCTATATTGATGATAGATGATTTAGGTGCCGAATCAATGACATCATGGATTCGTGATGATGTACTCAGTGTTATTTTACAATACCGAATGCAAGAACAGTTAGTGACGTTCTTTTCATCTAATCTTGATTTAAAAGAGCTGGAAAAACATCTATCCGTAACGCAACGTGGTGAACAAGAACCGCTAAAAGCTCGTCGAATTATGGAGCGTATTCGCTACCTTGCAAAAGAGATTACTATGTCTGGAAATGATAGAAGAAATGGTTAG